TGTGTAGACCCACGTTCGGCCGTCGGCGGATGCCTCAGGGTTCGCGACCGTGCGCATCTCGCCGCCGCGGCGCGACCACCAACTGGAGCTGTCGCCGTGCGGCAGCCAGCGCAGGGCGACAGCGCCGGGCGAGGGAATCCGCTTGGCGTCGGCCGGCCAGAGCAGTTCGACCCGGCTCACGGGGCGCGGCTCTTCCCACAACAGGCCGCACAGGACGCCCGCCTTCTTGTGCGGGAGGGCCGAGAAGAGAATCTCCGTCTCCGGCGGGTTCTCCGCGGGAGCGCGATCCTGGCGGTACAGGTACGCGCTCGGGGCAATATCCGCGGGCTGTCCCACCATCGGGGCCAGGTCGCTCGCTCCGCCGCGTGCCGTTTGTGCCATGGCGATCCCCCACAGGATGCACAGGAGCCGTGAGGCCACGGTCGTCTTCCTCGGAATGCTGGGCGCGGGTCAGGGCTTTCTGCCAGCGGGCCTGCTGGCGGCGAACGCCTCAAGTGCCGCCTTCTTGAAGGCGTCCTGGGCTTTCGCACCCTCGCCGGGGAAAGCGGCGTGTTGCACGAGCCACACGAAGACCTGGCCGCGCGCCGTGTCGGCCCATGAGTTGGTCGAGAACGCCCCGCCGTGGCCGAAGAAGTGGTCGCCGACGGCGATGCCGAACCCGTAGCTCTCCTGAAGCCCGGGCGGCGTCTGGCGGCTGGTCATCTGTCTCACGGCGGCCTCCGAGAGAACGCGCCGCCCGTCGAGCTGGCCGCCGTTGAGGAGCATCTGGTAGAAACGCGCCAGGTCGTGCGCAGTCGCGAACAGGCCGCCGGCTGGCATCGGGAAACGCTCGACGCGGTCGGTGAGCGGGTAGTGGAGTTGCCCGATGGTCGTCTCCTCCAGGCCCTGGTTGTTGGGGCCCGGCTTGTAGGGTCTGGCGATGCGCGCCGCCTGCTCGGCGGTGGGCCAGAAGGTGGCATCGGCCATGCCCAGCGGCTTGAAGAGGCGCTCGTCGAGGAATCGCTCGTAGGGCACTCCCGCCACGACCTCGAGGAGGCGGGCCGCCGTGTTGATGCCGGCGTTGCTGTACTGGTACCTGGTGCCGGGCTCGAACTCCAGCGGCGTCATCGCGTAGCTGCGCGCGCGGGCCCGCAGGGGGAACAGATCGAGCGTGGGCTCCTCCAGGGCGGACTTGAAGGGCAGGCCGCTGGTGTGGGTGAGCAGGTTCCTCACCGTGATGGGGTGCTTCGGCCTCTTGAGGAGAACGTGGTCGTCGTCCCTCTCGGCGATGAGCATCTGCCCTCGGAACTCGGGAAGGTACTTCTCGACGGCATCGTCCACGTTCACCTTCCCCTCGTCCACCAGGATCATCAGCGCGGCGCCCGTGATCGGCTTGGTCTGCGAGGCGACCCAGAACAGGGAGTCCGTTCGCATCGGCTTCTTTGCCGCGATATCCGCCCAACCCACCGCCTCGACGGCGACAACCTTGCGCCCGTCGGCGACGAGCATCACGGCGCCCGCGAGCTCCTGGCGGTCCACGAACGGCTGGACCTGCCCGGCAAGCCCCGTGGGCGTGCCGGCAGACCCGGCCTCTCCCCAGGCCGGACTCGTCAGGCCCAAGACCAGAACGAACCCGAGGATCGCCAAGAACACCAGGACATGCATCGCCACGTGGTCACTCCAACACCCGGGCAGGAGAAGAACAGGAGCTCTGGACGCCTCGGACGGAGGCGTCGCTGCATTCGAGAGCCCTTTGCACAGGCGGCGGCATGATAGGCGCCCGCGACTCGCGTGTCAAGGCCACCCCGTGGGGCCTTGCGGCGCGGACGGGGCCATCGGCACGTGGTTCCGCCCACCTGCGGCCCGGTTCTCCCGGACCGTCGCCTGCCTGGAAGCGAGGCCCTCAGGAGAAGGAGCCGAACTCGCGGCAGGCGGCGAAGAGTGCGTCTATATTGGCGAGGGGCACTTCAGGCTCGAGAACGTGGGTGGGGCTGATGATGAGGCCGCCGCGGCGGCCGTACTTGCGAATGACCTCGCGCACCCGCGCCCGCACCTGCTCGGGCGTGCCCCAGGGCATGGTGCTTTGGGTGCCGATGGTGCCGTCGAAGGTGAGGCGGTCGCCGAAGCGCTTGTGGAGGGCATCCACGTCGAGGCACTCGGGCTGGAGCGGGTTGAGGATGTCGAGCCCGGCCTCGACCAGCTCGGGCACGATGGCCGCGATGTTGCCGTCGCTGTGGTACCAGATTCTCGTGGTCGGGCGGATCTCCTTGATGGTGCGCCAGACCTCGGCCCAGCGGGAGTGGATGAGGCGGCGCCAGGTGTCGGGTGCGAAGATGAGGGCCTTCTGGCTCGCCACGTCGTCGCCGGTCGTGATCAGGTCGGCGCCTGCGCGGGCGAACGCAATGGCGCGGAGCATGTTCTGCTGGTAGAGGCGTTGAAGGAGGCACTCGGCCCAGGCGGGGCGCTCGATGGTGTCGAGGAGGAACTGCTCGTAGCCGCG
The window above is part of the Planctomycetota bacterium genome. Proteins encoded here:
- a CDS encoding uroporphyrinogen decarboxylase family protein, encoding MSSDWADFLATTEHRRPSRILYHAGFTDDLRKRLVEHIGTNDIAGHYGFYRSAGLSLKRPEGLPPLDFSRYWHGETLPAGTTFDGHGVAMVPSGFYHFWGYISPLRHAKSLKDIEDYPLEDVSGWGTDHLAAAVAAAHAAGKVAVGWVGHMYETAWQIRGYEQFLLDTIERPAWAECLLQRLYQQNMLRAIAFARAGADLITTGDDVASQKALIFAPDTWRRLIHSRWAEVWRTIKEIRPTTRIWYHSDGNIAAIVPELVEAGLDILNPLQPECLDVDALHKRFGDRLTFDGTIGTQSTMPWGTPEQVRARVREVIRKYGRRGGLIISPTHVLEPEVPLANIDALFAACREFGSFS
- a CDS encoding serine hydrolase domain-containing protein, whose product is MHVLVFLAILGFVLVLGLTSPAWGEAGSAGTPTGLAGQVQPFVDRQELAGAVMLVADGRKVVAVEAVGWADIAAKKPMRTDSLFWVASQTKPITGAALMILVDEGKVNVDDAVEKYLPEFRGQMLIAERDDDHVLLKRPKHPITVRNLLTHTSGLPFKSALEEPTLDLFPLRARARSYAMTPLEFEPGTRYQYSNAGINTAARLLEVVAGVPYERFLDERLFKPLGMADATFWPTAEQAARIARPYKPGPNNQGLEETTIGQLHYPLTDRVERFPMPAGGLFATAHDLARFYQMLLNGGQLDGRRVLSEAAVRQMTSRQTPPGLQESYGFGIAVGDHFFGHGGAFSTNSWADTARGQVFVWLVQHAAFPGEGAKAQDAFKKAALEAFAASRPAGRKP